TCAGGTATGGATGAGCTATCGGCATTTTCAGCAGTGGTGGCTTGTTTAAACAACCTTGGTCCGGGGCTTGGTCAAGTAGCTGTGCACTATTCAGATATAAGTGACGCCAGCAAATGGGTATTGTTAATTGCTATGCTATTTGGCCGCCTAGAAGTGTTTACCTTATTGGTACTATTTACCCCTGTGTTTTGGAAAAGTTAATCATGAAGTTGTTAGTATTATATTCAAGCTGCGAAGGACAAACCTTAAAGATTGCCAAGCACATTGTGGCGCAGCAAGAGGGAGAAGTAGCAGCTGATTACATACAGATAGATAGTAATCAACAAAGCCTAGATTTAACGGCGTATGACAAAGTACTGATTGGCGCATCCATTCGTTATGGCAAATTCAGGCCGCAACTGTATTCCTTGTTAGCCGAGTACCAAAACCAACTGGCTAATGTTCCTGTAGCGTTCTTTGGTGTGTGCCTTACCGCCCGTAAGCCTGAGAAAAACACCCCCGAAACAAGTGTATATATGAGGAAGCTAAACCTTAATGCCGCTTGGATGCCTAAATTGCAAGCCGTGTTTGCAGGCGCCTTGCTTTATTCTAAGTACACTTGGTGGCAAGCCCTTCTGATCCAATTCATTATGAAAATGACTGGCGGCAGTACCGATAAAAGCCAAGACTTAGAGTTAACTGATTG
The window above is part of the Agarivorans sp. Alg241-V36 genome. Proteins encoded here:
- the hemG gene encoding menaquinone-dependent protoporphyrinogen IX dehydrogenase, whose protein sequence is MKLLVLYSSCEGQTLKIAKHIVAQQEGEVAADYIQIDSNQQSLDLTAYDKVLIGASIRYGKFRPQLYSLLAEYQNQLANVPVAFFGVCLTARKPEKNTPETSVYMRKLNLNAAWMPKLQAVFAGALLYSKYTWWQALLIQFIMKMTGGSTDKSQDLELTDWTKVDEFATQFSNLND